DNA from Sulfurimonas xiamenensis:
TTACCACACTTTTACTAGAATACTTCGTTGTAATCAATTGTTTGAGGGTGGGATAGAGTATCCAGTACTTGATAAACTCTCATTAAAACCTGCAAAACTAGGGGTTGATTCTATAAAATATTGGTTGGTTCCAACTAAAAAAAACCGCTTTTTTATAATAAAAAATTTTTCTTTTAAAGGCAGACCGTGTTAGAAAAAATGACACCAAATCAGAGACTTATGATAGCAGTAGTGTTATCAGTTTTATTTTTCGTAGCGTATACGGCAATTTTTCCACCAGAGCAGCTTGAGGGTGTAGATGCTAATCAA
Protein-coding regions in this window:
- the yidD gene encoding membrane protein insertion efficiency factor YidD; translated protein: MIRKFLLKLLWFYQKFFTLIGYGSCRYYPSCSEYAKINFENNSISSAFYHTFTRILRCNQLFEGGIEYPVLDKLSLKPAKLGVDSIKYWLVPTKKNRFFIIKNFSFKGRPC